In Gemmatimonadota bacterium, the sequence CCTCGACGCCAAGCTGCGGGTGCAGATGCGCCGCGACATCGCGGCGCTCCGCCGCCGGCTCAACGCCACCACCATTTACGTGACCCACGACCAGGTCGAGGCCATGACCCTGGGTGACCGGATCGTGGTGATGAAGGATGGGCGGGTGCAGCAGGTCGACGCGCCGCTCGCGATCTACCAGCGGCCGGTGAACACCTTCGTGGCCACCTTCATCGGCAGCCCGCCGATGAACCTGGTGCGGGGCCGGCTGGAGGGCGAGGCCTTCGTCGGTGAGTCGCACGGGTTCCGGCTGCCCCTCGCGGCGGCCGGGCACCGCCCCGATCGCCCCGCGGGCCACCCCATGGTGCTGGGGGTGCGACCGGAGTCCTTTGCGCTCCGCCCGGCGGGGCAGGGCGCGATCGTGGCGCAGGTGGGAGAGGTGGAACCCCTGGGCAGCGAGACCATCCTGACGCTGGACGCCGCCGGGGTGCCGCTCACGGCGCGCCTCGACGGCATCGCCACCGCCCGCCGCGGGGCCACCATCGAGCTGGCCGTGCCGCCGGAGGCGCTGCACTGGTTCGATGGGGTCACCGACGCGCGGGTGGGCTGAGCCCCCCGCTCAGGGATAGGTCGGGTACGTCGCGTCGTACATCGAGCGCTCCACCGCCGCGCGGAGATCCGCCGGCCGCGGCACGCTGGCCAGCCCCTCCTCGTACGCCACCTCCGCCACGGCCACCGCGATCAGCGCCGAGACGCTCCGGATGTCCCGGAGCCGCGGGAAGAGCCGCCCGGCCTCGAGGGCGTCCGGGCTTACCTGCCCCGCGAGCGTCCGCGCCGCGGCGTAGAACATGGTGTCGGTCACCCGCCGCGCGCCGGCCACGATCACCCCGAGCCCCACGCCGGGGAAGATGTACGCGTTGTTGCCCTGGCCCGGGGTGAAGGTGCGCCCGCCGAGTGTCACCGGCCCGAACGGGCTCCCGCTCGCCACGATGGCCCGCCCCTCTGACCAGCGGTACGCCTCCTCGGCCGTGCACTCGGCGCGGCTCGTGGGGTTGGAGAGCGGAAAGATGACGGGCCGCGGGCGGTGGCGGGCCATGGCGCGGATCACCGCCTCGGTGAACGCGCCGGCCGCCGTGGAGACGCCGATCAGCGCCGTGGGCCGCAGCGCCTCGACCGCGCCCAGCAGGTCCGGCACCGGAGCGTGGGCGTGGGCCCATGGGCGCCGGTACTCCGTGAGGCCAGGCCGGTCGGCGGTGAGCAGGCCGTGTTCGTCGACCAGCCAGCAGCGCTGCCGCGCCTCCGCCTCGGTGAGCCCTTCCCGCAGCATGGCGGCCACGATCAGGCTGGCGATGCCCATCGCCGCGGAGCCGGCGCCGAGGAACAGGACGCGCTGGTCGGTCAGCCGCTGGCCCGTGATGCGGGTGGCCGAGAGCAGCCCCGCCAGCGCCACCGCCGCCGTGCCCTGGATATCGTCGTTGAAGCAGCAGGCGCGGTCGCGGTAGCGCGCCAGCAGGCGCACGGCATTCTCGGTGGCGAAGTCCTCGAACTGGATCACCGCCCGCGGGAAGACCTCCTGCACCGCGGCCACGAACTCCTCCAGCAGCTCGTCGTACGCCGGGCCGCGCAGCCGCCGCTCCGGGAGGCCCAGGTAGAGCGGGTCGGCCAGCAGGTCGGCGCGGTCGGTCCCCACGTCGATGGCCACCGGCAGGCAGCGGGCCGGGTCCACGCCGGCGCAGGCGGTGTAGAGGGCCAGCTTGCCAACGGGGATGCCCATGCCGTTGGCGCCGAGGTCGCCGAGACCCAGGATCCGCTCGCCGTCCGTGGCAACGATCATGGCCACGTCCGGCTCGGGCCAGTTGGCGAGCACCTCGCGCACCCGGCCCCGGTCGCGCGCCGTGATGTACAGGCCGCGGGGCCGCCGGAAGATGTGCCCGAACCGCACGCAGGCCTCGCCCACGGTCGGGGTGTAGATGATGGGCATCATCTCCTCGACGTGTTCCATCACGGTGCGGTAGAACAGGTGCTCGTTGCGGTCCTGCAGGCTGATCAGGTAGATGTACTGCTCCAGCGCCGACGGCTTGCGGCGGAAGTTCTCCAGCACCCGCTCGAGCTGGTCCCGCTGGGTGGTTACGCGGGGCGGCAACAGGCCGCGCAGGCCGAGGCGGTCCCGCTCCTCGTCGGTGAAGCCGGTCCCCTTGTTGAGCCGCGGGTCGTGCAGGTAGTCGATCGGTGGGCGGCGGTCGGTCATGGGTGCGCCGGGTCGGGGGGGAGGGGATCGGCAAGCGGTGAGAGCATCACCCGCGCATCCACCGCGCAGGCGCCGTCGGCGAAGGCGAGCACCGGGTTGAGGTCGATCTCGCTGATCTCGGGGAAGTCGGTAGCGAGCTGCGACACCCGGAGCAGGACGTCCTCGAGCGCGGCCAGGTCGGCGGGGGGCGCCCCGCGCACCGCGCCGAGCAGCCGGACCCCGCGGATGCCATGGAGCATGTCGCGCGCCTCGAGCCGGTGGATCGGGGCCAGCCGGAACACCACGTCGCCCAGGACTTCCACCAGGGTGCCGCCCAGGCCGAACATGAGCAGCGCCCCGACCGACGGGTCGCGGCTCATGCCCACGATCAGCTCCCGCCCGCCCTGTACCATCGCCTGCACCAGCACGCCGGTGATTGCCGCGTCGGGGTGCGCGGCGCGCGCCCCGGCCATGATCCGGTCCCACGCGGCGTACGCCTCGTCCACGCCGCCCACGCCCACCTGCACGCCCCCCACGTCGCTCTTATGGATGATGGCGGGGGCCACGATCTTCATCACCACCGGAAAGCCCAGCTGGGTGGCGGCGCGCACCGCCTGGTCGGCGCTGCGGGCCAGCAGCGCGCCCGCGGTGGGGATGCCGTACGCCGTGAGCAGTTCCAGCGCCTCGAGCTCGTCCAGCCGCGTGGCGCCCCGGGCCCGGGCCAGCGCCACCACCCGATCCGCGCGGGCCCGCTCCACCGGGAGCGCCTCCACCGCCGCCTCGGGCCGTTCGGTCCACTCGCGGTGGCGGCACATGGCCGACAATGCGCGCGCCGCCGACTCAGGGAAGATGTACGCCGGGATCTTCACCGCGTGCAGCTCCGCCTTGCCCTGCGGCAGGCCCTGGCGCCCCATGAGCACCGCCAGCACCGGCTTGTCGGGGTGGCCGGCCTTCGCGGCCACGATGGCTTCCGCGACATCCGCCTGCCGCACGCCCAGCGGCGGGACGAAGATCGACATCACTCCGTCCACCCCGGGGTCGGAGAGCAGCGCGTCGAGGGCGGCCCGGTACCCGGGCGGGGTGGCCGAGGCGATCATGTCGAGCGGATTGCGCAGCGAGGCCTCTTCCGGGAACAGGGGCTTCAGCCGGGTCACGGTCACCGGGTCGAGTTCGGCCACGGTCATGCCCCGCGCCTCCAGCGCGTCGGCGGCGATGATCCCCGGGCCGCCGGAGTTGGTCACCACTGCCACCCGGCGCGACCGCGGCAGTGGCTGCCCGCCGAACGCCATGGCCAGGTCGAACAGCTCCTCCACGCTCTCCGCCCGCAGCACCCCGGCCTGCGACAGCAGGGCGTCGATGGCCGTGTCGCTGGCGGCGAGCGCCCCGGTGTGCGAGCTCGCCGCCCGCGCGCCCGTCCGCGAGCGGCCCGACTTCACCACGATGATCGGCTTCACGCGCGTCACCCGGCGCGCGATCTCGAGGAACCGCCGCGGGTTGCCGAAGTTCTCCACGTACATGAGGATCACGCCGATCGCGGGATCGTGCTCCCAATGCAGCAGCACGTCATTGCCGCTCACGTCCGGCTTGTTGCCCATCGACACGAACTGCGCGATCCCGATGCCGTACTCCTGCGCGTAATCGAGCACCGAGAGGCCCATCGCGCCCGACTGGCTCACGAAGCCCGCATGCCCGAACGGCGGCATGCTGGGCGCGAACGTGGCGTTCATCGACACCGCCGGGTCGGCGTTGAGCACCCCCATGCAGTTGGGCCCCACGAGGCGCATGCCATGGCGCTGGCAGATCTCCACCAGCGCCTGCTCCCGCTCCACCCCCGCCCCGCCCACCTCGCGGAATCCCGCGCTGATGACCACCAGCCCCCGCACCCCCTGCCGGCCGCACTCCTCCGCCACCCCCGGCACCGCCCCCTTGGGCACGCACACCACCGCCATGTCCACCACCTCGGGCAGGGCGGTCACCGAGGGCCACGCCTTCATGGCGTGCACGGCCGGGGCCGTGGGGTTCACGGGGTAGACGGTGCCGGTGTACCCGTAGGTGACGAGGTTGGCCAGGATCTGGTGGCCGATCGTGTTCGGGGCCCGGGACGCGCCGATCACGGCGATGGTCCGGGGGGCAAGGATCGGGTCGAGCGAGCGCGACATCGGCCATCCGTTCGGGCGCAGGAGGTGGTGGAAAGTGAATGCCGCGGGCTGAGCCACCGGTGACGCCGTCATGAAGGCGGCTTCACGCCAATCGCCTCAGGCCTTCCCTGCCGGGGTCGATCATAGAACATGGAGCCCCCGCCGGAAATCAGACAGGAAATGTACCGATGACCGAGCCCCACCACACTGCGACCGACCGCCCCCTGAGAGCCCCGTCCCGGGTCCCGGGCGTGGTGGCGCTGTGCGGCCTCGGGCTGCTTGGCATCCTGGGCTATGTGCTGACCACCATGGTGCCCCGCCAGCGTGCGGCGGGCATGGTTGGGTGGAGGGACCGCCTGAGCGCCCTGGCGGAGGACCGTGGCTCCGCGATCGACGACGTGATCCGGCACGTGTCGGCCGACGCCGCGGTGCTGTCCCGCTTCCCGTCGCTGATCCGGTATCTCGGACACCGCACCCCCGATCCAGCCGCCGCTCACCACCTGGACGAGGTGTTCCGCACCGTCCTGGTGGCGCACGGCTACGAGGCGGCCCTGGTGCTCGACCACGAGGGGGTCACCCGGCTGACCGCGAGCGCCGACGGCCGCGCCGCCGGGGCCGCGGCATGCGGGGGCATGGCGGTCGCCGCGCTGCGGGCGGGCTCCGGCCCGCATTTCACGGCCCTGGTGGACGGGCGTCGGATGGCCTGCTTCGCCGCAGACGTCACGGAGGATCGCCGGCACCTCGGCGTGGTGGTGCTGGCGATCGATCCCGCCCCGCACCTGTACTCGCTCCTCGCGTCGCGCTCCCTGGCGCCCCCGGCAACGGCCCTGGTCCTGATCGAGGAGATCGGCGGCGTGTCGGTCGCGGTGAGCCCCCTGGGCCCCGACGTCGTCGTCGCCGGCGCGGTGCAGGACCCGCCGCCGGCCGGGAGCGACGGGACGCCGGTCGTGCTGCGCAGCCGCACGGGGACCGAGCTCCTGGAGGTCTCCCGCCGGATCGAGGGGACCGCCTGGCGCCTGGTCGCGTCGGTCCCGAACGCCGAGGTGCAGCGCGCGGTGGATGACCAGGCCACCCCGCTCGAGCTGGTGATCGTGGGGCTGGTCCTGGCGCTCACGGGGCTCGGGTTCGGCCTGTGGCGCTGGCGCCGCTCCGACGCGATCGCGACCCGGGCGGCGGAGCATCGCGAGGCGCTGGGGCGGTTGCGCCGGGTGTTCGATGCCCAGGGCGCGGTGGCCATCGGCATCCGGCCCGGCGGCGTGATCTTCGAGTGGAACCGCTCGGCCGAGCACTACTTCGGCTGCACCCGGCTGGAGGTGCTGGGGCGCCACATGGACCCGGACCAGCCACCCGCACCCCATGCCGCGCGCGCCTGGCGCACGGTCGCCGAGCTCGCCGCCACCACGGGCCGCGAGAGCGTGGAGGCGCAGATCGAGCTGCCGGACGGCGAGGACCGCATCCTCGGCTGGAGCACCACCACCTTCGCGCCGCACGAAGGCGACCCGGGCGGGACCATCCTGGTCGGCGTGGACGTCACCGCGGCCCGGCGCGCGGAGGACGACCTCCGTCGTTCGGAGGAACGCTATCGCCTGCTGTTCGACGCCAACCCGGAGCCGATGTGGGTGTACGACACCGACACCCTCCGGTTCCTGGCGGTCAACGACGCGGCGGTCCGGACCTACGGGTTCAGCCGGGCCGACTTCCTGGCCATGACCATCGAGGACATCCGCCCTGCGGACGACCGGCCCGCGCTGGGCCGGGCGCTCACCCGCCCGGAGGGCGCCACCCCGGCCGGCGGCGTGTGGTGCCACCGGCGCCGCAACGGCGACCTGGTGCAGGTGGAGGTCGCCGCGCACGACATACGGTTCGCGGGCCGTCCCGCGCAGCTGGTGCTCGCCACCGACGTGACCGAACGGGTCCGCCGCGAGGCCGACCTGGCCCGGCTCAACGCCGCCGTCACCCAGTCGGCCGAGGCGGTCATCATCACGGACATGGAGCCGCGCATCGTCTACGTGAACCCGGCGTTCGAGCAGATCACCGGGTACAGCCGCGCGGAGGTGCTGGGCCGCAACCCGAACATCCTCAAGAGCGGCGAGCAGGGGGCGGGCTTCTACGCCGACCTCTGGGGACGCCTGCGTGCCGGGCAGCCGTGGAAGGGCCCGCTGCGCAACCGGCGCAAGGACGGCGGCGTGTACCTCGCGGACGCGGTGATCTCGCCGATCCGCGATGCCGCCGGGCGGGTAGTGAACTACGTGGGCCTGCAGCGCGACATCACCAACGAGCACCGCCTCGCGGAGCAGCTGCGCCAGGCCCAGAAGATGGAGGCGGTCGGGCAGCTGACCGGCGGCATCGCGCACGACTTCAACAACCTGCTCGGCGTGATCCTGGCCAACTCGGAACTGCTGCGCACCGAGCTGGCGCCCGGCGGGGCCCCGGTCGGCTACCTCGAGGAGATCGCCACCGCCGGGACGCGCGGCGCCGAGCTGGTGCACAAGCTCCTCGCATTCAGCCGCCAGGAGCTGATCGAGCTGCGGCCGGTGGACCTGGGGCGCATCCTCCCCGAGCTGCTGGCCACCCTGCGCCGCCTGCTGCCCGAGTCCATCGACGTCCGCATGGAGGTGCCCCAGCGCCTGCCCCCCGTCCTCGGCGACCGCGGGGCCATCGAGCAGATGCTCCTCAACCTGGCCACCAACGCCCGGGATGCGATGCCCGCGGGCGGGTCATTGGTCTTCACCGCCCGGCGCGGCTCCACCGCCTCCGCGGACCCGCGCCCCAGCCGCCGCTGGGACGCGGCCCCCACCGGCCAGACGGTCCAGATCGTGGTGAGCGATTCCGGCCAGGGCATGGACCGCCACACCCTCGACCGGATCTTCGAGCCGTTCTATACCACGAAGGGCCCGGGTCGCGGCACCGGACTCGGGATGGCGATGGTGTACGGCCTCATGAAGCAGCACGGCGGCTTCGTGGACATCTTCAGCGCCCCGGGCGAGGGCTCCACGGTCTGCCTGCACTTCCCCATCGCCGCGGTAAGCGAGGAGGCCGCGGCGGCGCCCGTGCCACCGCTCCCCGGGCTGGCCACCGGCCACGAGACGATCCTCCTCGTGGAGGATGAGCCGCCCCTCCGGCGCGCGGCCACCCGCCTGCTCGAGCGGATGGGCTACCAGGTGCTGGCCGCGGCCAACGGGATCGAGGCCCTCGAGGTGTACGACCTGCACCGGGACCAGGTGGCCCTCGTCGTGTCCGACATGATCATGCCCCGCCTCGGCGGCGCCGGCCTGCTGCGTGAACTGCGGCAGCGGCAGTGCCCCACACCGTTCCTGCTGGCCAGCGGCTACTCGGCGAGCACCGTGGCCCACGAGATCCTGACCGACCCGCTGGTGAGCTTCCTCGAGAAGCCCTGGACCGCCGCCGAGCTCGGACGCAGGGTGCGGGAGTGCCTCGACGCCCACCCGGCGCCCGCCGCGGAGGCGGTCCGATGATGTCGCCGCACGAGTCTCCGCGGACCGAGGTCTCCTGATGCGCCGCCCGCCTGACGGCACCCGCCCGCGTGACCAGTATGGTACGCTGCTGGTCCGGCTCCGCGAGGTGGGCCACGTTCTGGAGGAGGAACTCGGGGTGGAAGCGGTGCGCGCGGCCGGACACCGCGTGGGGGATCGGGCGGGCGGGGAGCCGCCGGCGCGGCGGTGGGCGGGGCGGTGCGGTGCGGCGGGGACAACCCGGCGGCGCCGCAGGCGCTCGAGCTCAACGCCAGGATCTTTCGCGGCGCTGGACTAACGCTTGCGCCGCGAGGCGGCGTAGCCCTCGAGCTGCAGCGCGAGGGCCGCCGCCCGCCGGGTCAGCGCCTCGATGCTCGCCATCGCCCCCGGCGCCGCCATGCGGGTGTCACCCGTCATCTCGGTCAGCGCGCGACGGGCGGAGTTGAGGATCGCCTCGATCATCTCGCGGAAGTCCTTGGCGGTCTTGGTGTCGCTGGTCTCGGAGATGGACCGCTGCCGGGCATCGCGCAGGACATCATGCACCCGGCGCCGCGCGGCCTCGGCGTCGCGCCGGGCCCGGACGTCGGTCGCGAAGATCACGTAGCCAAGGTCGCGGCCATTCTCCCCCGGCACCGGCTCGCCCCGGATCGACACGGGGATGGGATGCCCACCCTCCCCCCGCAGGCTGAGCTCCGCCGACCAGAGCCGCCGCTCCGCCCGGAGCGCCGTCAGCATCGTCTCCGCCTCGGCCTCGCTGCTGAACAGCGCGCAGAGGTCCTCCGCCGACTCGATGTCCGGGGCGCTCGCCCCGATCAGGGCGCGGAAGGCACGGTTGACCACCAGGACCTTCCCCTCCGCGCCAAGGATGATCGTCGGCTCCGGGGCGGTGTGCACCGCCTGCAGCACCTGGTGCAGCTGGTCCTGCGCGATGAGCA encodes:
- a CDS encoding acetate--CoA ligase family protein translates to MSRSLDPILAPRTIAVIGASRAPNTIGHQILANLVTYGYTGTVYPVNPTAPAVHAMKAWPSVTALPEVVDMAVVCVPKGAVPGVAEECGRQGVRGLVVISAGFREVGGAGVEREQALVEICQRHGMRLVGPNCMGVLNADPAVSMNATFAPSMPPFGHAGFVSQSGAMGLSVLDYAQEYGIGIAQFVSMGNKPDVSGNDVLLHWEHDPAIGVILMYVENFGNPRRFLEIARRVTRVKPIIVVKSGRSRTGARAASSHTGALAASDTAIDALLSQAGVLRAESVEELFDLAMAFGGQPLPRSRRVAVVTNSGGPGIIAADALEARGMTVAELDPVTVTRLKPLFPEEASLRNPLDMIASATPPGYRAALDALLSDPGVDGVMSIFVPPLGVRQADVAEAIVAAKAGHPDKPVLAVLMGRQGLPQGKAELHAVKIPAYIFPESAARALSAMCRHREWTERPEAAVEALPVERARADRVVALARARGATRLDELEALELLTAYGIPTAGALLARSADQAVRAATQLGFPVVMKIVAPAIIHKSDVGGVQVGVGGVDEAYAAWDRIMAGARAAHPDAAITGVLVQAMVQGGRELIVGMSRDPSVGALLMFGLGGTLVEVLGDVVFRLAPIHRLEARDMLHGIRGVRLLGAVRGAPPADLAALEDVLLRVSQLATDFPEISEIDLNPVLAFADGACAVDARVMLSPLADPLPPDPAHP
- the ugpC gene encoding sn-glycerol-3-phosphate ABC transporter ATP-binding protein UgpC: MARVLLEAVRKIYVESGREQVAVHDVSLEVADGEFVVLVGPSGCGKSTTLRMIAGLEEISGGTIRIGDRVVNDVAARDRDIAMVFQNYALYPHMSVRENLAFALTLRKLPAGEITRRVAEASRLLGLDELLERKPRQLSGGQRQRVAVGRAIVRQPQVFLFDEPLSNLDAKLRVQMRRDIAALRRRLNATTIYVTHDQVEAMTLGDRIVVMKDGRVQQVDAPLAIYQRPVNTFVATFIGSPPMNLVRGRLEGEAFVGESHGFRLPLAAAGHRPDRPAGHPMVLGVRPESFALRPAGQGAIVAQVGEVEPLGSETILTLDAAGVPLTARLDGIATARRGATIELAVPPEALHWFDGVTDARVG
- a CDS encoding NAD-dependent malic enzyme, coding for MTDRRPPIDYLHDPRLNKGTGFTDEERDRLGLRGLLPPRVTTQRDQLERVLENFRRKPSALEQYIYLISLQDRNEHLFYRTVMEHVEEMMPIIYTPTVGEACVRFGHIFRRPRGLYITARDRGRVREVLANWPEPDVAMIVATDGERILGLGDLGANGMGIPVGKLALYTACAGVDPARCLPVAIDVGTDRADLLADPLYLGLPERRLRGPAYDELLEEFVAAVQEVFPRAVIQFEDFATENAVRLLARYRDRACCFNDDIQGTAAVALAGLLSATRITGQRLTDQRVLFLGAGSAAMGIASLIVAAMLREGLTEAEARQRCWLVDEHGLLTADRPGLTEYRRPWAHAHAPVPDLLGAVEALRPTALIGVSTAAGAFTEAVIRAMARHRPRPVIFPLSNPTSRAECTAEEAYRWSEGRAIVASGSPFGPVTLGGRTFTPGQGNNAYIFPGVGLGVIVAGARRVTDTMFYAAARTLAGQVSPDALEAGRLFPRLRDIRSVSALIAVAVAEVAYEEGLASVPRPADLRAAVERSMYDATYPTYP
- a CDS encoding PAS domain S-box protein; its protein translation is MTEPHHTATDRPLRAPSRVPGVVALCGLGLLGILGYVLTTMVPRQRAAGMVGWRDRLSALAEDRGSAIDDVIRHVSADAAVLSRFPSLIRYLGHRTPDPAAAHHLDEVFRTVLVAHGYEAALVLDHEGVTRLTASADGRAAGAAACGGMAVAALRAGSGPHFTALVDGRRMACFAADVTEDRRHLGVVVLAIDPAPHLYSLLASRSLAPPATALVLIEEIGGVSVAVSPLGPDVVVAGAVQDPPPAGSDGTPVVLRSRTGTELLEVSRRIEGTAWRLVASVPNAEVQRAVDDQATPLELVIVGLVLALTGLGFGLWRWRRSDAIATRAAEHREALGRLRRVFDAQGAVAIGIRPGGVIFEWNRSAEHYFGCTRLEVLGRHMDPDQPPAPHAARAWRTVAELAATTGRESVEAQIELPDGEDRILGWSTTTFAPHEGDPGGTILVGVDVTAARRAEDDLRRSEERYRLLFDANPEPMWVYDTDTLRFLAVNDAAVRTYGFSRADFLAMTIEDIRPADDRPALGRALTRPEGATPAGGVWCHRRRNGDLVQVEVAAHDIRFAGRPAQLVLATDVTERVRREADLARLNAAVTQSAEAVIITDMEPRIVYVNPAFEQITGYSRAEVLGRNPNILKSGEQGAGFYADLWGRLRAGQPWKGPLRNRRKDGGVYLADAVISPIRDAAGRVVNYVGLQRDITNEHRLAEQLRQAQKMEAVGQLTGGIAHDFNNLLGVILANSELLRTELAPGGAPVGYLEEIATAGTRGAELVHKLLAFSRQELIELRPVDLGRILPELLATLRRLLPESIDVRMEVPQRLPPVLGDRGAIEQMLLNLATNARDAMPAGGSLVFTARRGSTASADPRPSRRWDAAPTGQTVQIVVSDSGQGMDRHTLDRIFEPFYTTKGPGRGTGLGMAMVYGLMKQHGGFVDIFSAPGEGSTVCLHFPIAAVSEEAAAAPVPPLPGLATGHETILLVEDEPPLRRAATRLLERMGYQVLAAANGIEALEVYDLHRDQVALVVSDMIMPRLGGAGLLRELRQRQCPTPFLLASGYSASTVAHEILTDPLVSFLEKPWTAAELGRRVRECLDAHPAPAAEAVR